A section of the Sebastes fasciatus isolate fSebFas1 chromosome 21, fSebFas1.pri, whole genome shotgun sequence genome encodes:
- the LOC141760011 gene encoding 2-oxo-4-hydroxy-4-carboxy-5-ureidoimidazoline decarboxylase-like: MNMDIATVNALPYEDFVNILGNVVEKCPIITASVWAGRPFLNLTALEAAIGDFIDALPESGKEGLLRCLPDLAGRELQNGTLSRESLLEQAGVGMDALNSAEVLRMAQLNEKYKERFGFPFVICAQMSDKENILRQLSERCQNECKVERACAIKEVKKICRLRLQSLVLTDAPSNL, encoded by the exons ATGAATATGGACATCGCCACTGTAAATGCTCTTCCTTACGAGGATTTCGTGAATATTTTGGGCAATGTGGTGGAGAAATGTCCCATTATAACAGCTTCTGTGTGGGCGGGGCGTCCCTTTTTGAACTTGACCGCTTTGGAGGCTGCAATCGGTGACTTCATCGATGCTCTCCCTGAATCAG GTAAAGAGGGTCTCCTCAGGTGTCTCCCGGACCTCGCGGGGAGGGAACTCCAGAATGGCACCTTGAGCCGGGAGTCGCTGTTGGAGCAGGCAGGAGTTGGGATGGATGCGCTGAACTCCGCGGAAGTCTTGCGCATGGCTCAGCTCAACGAGAAGTATAAGGAGCGCTTTGGGTTCCCGTTTGTCATCTGCGCCCAGATGAGCGACAAGGAGAACATATTACGGCAGCTGTCCGAGCGCTGCCAGAACGAGTGCAAGGTCGAGAGGGCGTGTGCCATCAAGGAGGTGAAGAAGATATGTCGCCTGCGACTTCAAAGTCTTGTGCTCACTGATGCTCCCAGCAACTTATGA
- the kif9 gene encoding kinesin-like protein KIF9 isoform X1 → MTHFHLKTSRPSSSGGGMMKAPSSEVGVFVRIRPTADFSQHIIECLPDGQTVNIYHRKDSTKPQDSKNQLSSWSFRLEGVLQDVSQEELYARVCRPVVLGALDGYNGTVMCFGQTGAGKTYTMTGSTESYKQRGVIPRALQEVFQEVEKRTEHAFSVHLSYLEIYNDTLVDLLSSLQSSSHPSPRGMVVIEEPGRGVFIKGLSLHPVHSEEEALNLLFEGELNRIIGAHALNRNSSRSHCIFTVHIESRSRTLSDAKYVTSKLNLVDLAGSERVGKTGSEGQMFKEAMYINKSLSFLEQAILALADRRRDHVPFRQTKLTHALKDSLGGNCNTVLVANICGEAAPIEDTLSTLRFASRMKCVQTNPAVNEHVDPAAQIKKLKKDVQMLKEELSIYNTLVNRQSTPYETLSEAQLAEIHSQVQRYLEGSLEEISIISIRQVQAVFAQFKLAVQKQEQKVMAQLCQTCNLVEKNQSANTAAIKEWDSSIDDAGSFEMSDRSLKNTEPPNLTKAKTKKPRDKQSKRQVEGSPVPRKRLESKAKLNPVQMPEREQESQEPDRESQSTQESQPPGNEPVPSDSPPTKAEAFEDFKVGQGSKINHILKENKSVLLERRSLLRQLTEEVNAVKREIDCTTATIQQHRETRRGQGQYLVIEEEPMLQEPDATSLIQLRELKALYRQRYEVLRDIKAEVNYCQHLVDQCRVRLLSEFENWYEKSVLVPEEELDKTLEQAEDNQRTLEQYLNGRLPDSSSSESFYNARYRTLKRRKSRVTSFTPVQRNASGQRRLPPILPVT, encoded by the exons ATGACACACTTTCACCTGAAAACCTCTCGTCCCAGTAGTTCAG GTGGTGGTATGATGAAGGCTCCCAGCAGCGAGGTCGGAGTGTTTGTCCGGATCAGACCAACGGCTGACTTCTCCCAACACATCATTGAATGTCTACCTGACGGACAG ACAGTGAACATCTATCACAGAAAAGACTCCACGAAGCCTCAAGACTCGAAAAATCAGCTGAGCTCTTGGTCATTCCGGTTGGAAGGCGTCCTGCAGGATGTATCCCAGGAGGAGTTGTACGCCAGAGTGTGCCGACCGGTGGTACTGGGAGCACTGGATGGCTATAATG GTACTGTGATGTGTTTTGGGCAGACAGGTGCAGGAAAGACCTACACCATGACAGGATCCACAGAATCGTACAAGCAGAGAGGCGTCATTCCTCGGGCCCTTCAGGAG GTGTTTCAGGAGGTTGAGAAAAGGACTGAGCATGCGTTCTCTGTGCACCTGTCCTACCTGGAGATCTACAATGACACCCTGGTGGACCTGCTGTCATCGCTGCAAAGCTCGTCACACCCGTCTCCTCGCGGCATGGTGGTGATAGAGGAGCCCGGCAGAGGGGTGTTCATCAAAGGTCTGTCTCTTCACCCTGTCCACAGTGAGGAGGAGGCTCTCAACCTGCTGTTTGAG GGTGAGTTGAATCGCATTATTGGAGCTCATGCCTTGAACAGGAACTCCTCCAGGTCCCACTGTATCTTCACTGTGCATATAGAG TCTCGTTCACGGACCCTGTCTGATGCCAAGTACGTCACCTCCAAGCTGAATCTGGTGGATTTGGCTGGGTCAGAGAGGGTCGGAAAGACTGGG TCAGAGGGGCAGATGTTCAAGGAAGCCATGTACATCAACAAGTCGTTGTCTTTCCTGGAGCAGGCCATCCTGGCCCTGGCAGACCGCCGCAGAGACCACGTTCCCTTCAGACAGACTAAACTCACTCATGCCCTCAAAGACTCACTGG GAGGGAACTGCAACACTGTGCTTGTGGCCAACATCTGCGGTGAGGCTGCACCGATTGAAGATACA CTCTCTACTCTGCGTTTTGCCAGCAGAATGAAGTGTGTCCAGACAAACCCTGCAGTTAATGAACATGTGGATCCAGCA GCTCAGATCAAGAAACTTAAGAAGGATGTACAGATGCTGAAAGAGGAACTGTCCATCTACAATACATTG GTGAACCGTCAGAGCACCCCGTACGAGACGTTGTCTGAAGCCCAGCTGGCTGAGATCCACAGCCAGGTTCAGAGGTACCTAGAGGGGAGCCTGGAGGAAATCAGC ATCATAAGTATCAGACAGGTCCAAGCCGTGTTCGCCCAGTTCAAGCTTGCTGTTCA GAAACAGGAGCAGAAGGTGATGGCTCAGCTATGCCAGACCTGCAACTTGGTTGAGAAAAACCAAAGTGCTAACACAGCTGCTATCAAG GAGTGGGATAGCAGCATTGACGATGCTGGCAGCTTTGAGATGTCTGATCGATCCCTGAAAAACACAGAGCCCCCGAATTTGACCAAAGCCAAAACTAAAAAGCCTAGGGACAAACAGAG CAAGAGACAGGTAGAAGGGAGTCCAGTTCCAAGGAAGCGTTTGGAAAGCAAAGCAAAGCTGAATCCTGTCCAGATGCCTGAGAGGGAACAGGAGTCACAAGAACCAGACAGAGAGAGCCAGAGCACACAGGAGTCCCAACCGCCTGGCAATGAACCCGTCCCCTCTGA CTCTCCTCCAACCAAAGCAGAAGCCTTTGAGGATTTTAAAGTGGGACAAGGCAGCAAGATCAACCACATCCTTAAGGAGAACAAGTCTGTGCTCTTGGAACGCCGCAGTCTTCTTCGACAGCTAACCGAGGAGGTCAACGCTGTCAAGAGAGAGATCGACTGCACCACGGCCACCATACAGCAGCACAGAGAGACGAGAAGAGGCCAAG gTCAGTATTTGGTTATTGAGGAGGAGCCAATGCTGCAGGAGCCAGATGCCACTTCATTGATACAGCTCAGAGAGCTGAAGGCCCTGTACCGGCAGAGATACGAGGTGCTGCGTGACATCAAGGCAGAGGTCAACTACTGTCAACACCTTGTGGATCAGTGCAGGGTGCGCCTGCTCTCTG AATTTGAGAACTGGTATGAGAAGTCTGTCCTGGTACCTGAGGAGGAGCTGGACAAGACCCTTGAACAA GCGGAGGATAACCAGCGAACTTTGGAGCAGTATTTGAATGGGCGTCTTCCTGACAGCTCCAGCTCTGAGTCCTTCTACAACGCCCGCTACAGAACGCTGAAAAGG AGGAAAAGCAGGGTGACGTCCTTTACTCCAGTGCAGAGGAACGCATCTGGACAGAGAAGACTTCCTCCAATTCTACCTGTTACATAA
- the kif9 gene encoding kinesin-like protein KIF9 isoform X2 — protein MYPRRSCTPECADRWYWEHWMAIMTGAGKTYTMTGSTESYKQRGVIPRALQEVFQEVEKRTEHAFSVHLSYLEIYNDTLVDLLSSLQSSSHPSPRGMVVIEEPGRGVFIKGLSLHPVHSEEEALNLLFEGELNRIIGAHALNRNSSRSHCIFTVHIESRSRTLSDAKYVTSKLNLVDLAGSERVGKTGSEGQMFKEAMYINKSLSFLEQAILALADRRRDHVPFRQTKLTHALKDSLGGNCNTVLVANICGEAAPIEDTLSTLRFASRMKCVQTNPAVNEHVDPAAQIKKLKKDVQMLKEELSIYNTLVNRQSTPYETLSEAQLAEIHSQVQRYLEGSLEEISIISIRQVQAVFAQFKLAVQKQEQKVMAQLCQTCNLVEKNQSANTAAIKEWDSSIDDAGSFEMSDRSLKNTEPPNLTKAKTKKPRDKQSKRQVEGSPVPRKRLESKAKLNPVQMPEREQESQEPDRESQSTQESQPPGNEPVPSDSPPTKAEAFEDFKVGQGSKINHILKENKSVLLERRSLLRQLTEEVNAVKREIDCTTATIQQHRETRRGQGQYLVIEEEPMLQEPDATSLIQLRELKALYRQRYEVLRDIKAEVNYCQHLVDQCRVRLLSEFENWYEKSVLVPEEELDKTLEQAEDNQRTLEQYLNGRLPDSSSSESFYNARYRTLKRRKSRVTSFTPVQRNASGQRRLPPILPVT, from the exons ATGTATCCCAGGAGGAGTTGTACGCCAGAGTGTGCCGACCGGTGGTACTGGGAGCACTGGATGGCTATAATG ACAGGTGCAGGAAAGACCTACACCATGACAGGATCCACAGAATCGTACAAGCAGAGAGGCGTCATTCCTCGGGCCCTTCAGGAG GTGTTTCAGGAGGTTGAGAAAAGGACTGAGCATGCGTTCTCTGTGCACCTGTCCTACCTGGAGATCTACAATGACACCCTGGTGGACCTGCTGTCATCGCTGCAAAGCTCGTCACACCCGTCTCCTCGCGGCATGGTGGTGATAGAGGAGCCCGGCAGAGGGGTGTTCATCAAAGGTCTGTCTCTTCACCCTGTCCACAGTGAGGAGGAGGCTCTCAACCTGCTGTTTGAG GGTGAGTTGAATCGCATTATTGGAGCTCATGCCTTGAACAGGAACTCCTCCAGGTCCCACTGTATCTTCACTGTGCATATAGAG TCTCGTTCACGGACCCTGTCTGATGCCAAGTACGTCACCTCCAAGCTGAATCTGGTGGATTTGGCTGGGTCAGAGAGGGTCGGAAAGACTGGG TCAGAGGGGCAGATGTTCAAGGAAGCCATGTACATCAACAAGTCGTTGTCTTTCCTGGAGCAGGCCATCCTGGCCCTGGCAGACCGCCGCAGAGACCACGTTCCCTTCAGACAGACTAAACTCACTCATGCCCTCAAAGACTCACTGG GAGGGAACTGCAACACTGTGCTTGTGGCCAACATCTGCGGTGAGGCTGCACCGATTGAAGATACA CTCTCTACTCTGCGTTTTGCCAGCAGAATGAAGTGTGTCCAGACAAACCCTGCAGTTAATGAACATGTGGATCCAGCA GCTCAGATCAAGAAACTTAAGAAGGATGTACAGATGCTGAAAGAGGAACTGTCCATCTACAATACATTG GTGAACCGTCAGAGCACCCCGTACGAGACGTTGTCTGAAGCCCAGCTGGCTGAGATCCACAGCCAGGTTCAGAGGTACCTAGAGGGGAGCCTGGAGGAAATCAGC ATCATAAGTATCAGACAGGTCCAAGCCGTGTTCGCCCAGTTCAAGCTTGCTGTTCA GAAACAGGAGCAGAAGGTGATGGCTCAGCTATGCCAGACCTGCAACTTGGTTGAGAAAAACCAAAGTGCTAACACAGCTGCTATCAAG GAGTGGGATAGCAGCATTGACGATGCTGGCAGCTTTGAGATGTCTGATCGATCCCTGAAAAACACAGAGCCCCCGAATTTGACCAAAGCCAAAACTAAAAAGCCTAGGGACAAACAGAG CAAGAGACAGGTAGAAGGGAGTCCAGTTCCAAGGAAGCGTTTGGAAAGCAAAGCAAAGCTGAATCCTGTCCAGATGCCTGAGAGGGAACAGGAGTCACAAGAACCAGACAGAGAGAGCCAGAGCACACAGGAGTCCCAACCGCCTGGCAATGAACCCGTCCCCTCTGA CTCTCCTCCAACCAAAGCAGAAGCCTTTGAGGATTTTAAAGTGGGACAAGGCAGCAAGATCAACCACATCCTTAAGGAGAACAAGTCTGTGCTCTTGGAACGCCGCAGTCTTCTTCGACAGCTAACCGAGGAGGTCAACGCTGTCAAGAGAGAGATCGACTGCACCACGGCCACCATACAGCAGCACAGAGAGACGAGAAGAGGCCAAG gTCAGTATTTGGTTATTGAGGAGGAGCCAATGCTGCAGGAGCCAGATGCCACTTCATTGATACAGCTCAGAGAGCTGAAGGCCCTGTACCGGCAGAGATACGAGGTGCTGCGTGACATCAAGGCAGAGGTCAACTACTGTCAACACCTTGTGGATCAGTGCAGGGTGCGCCTGCTCTCTG AATTTGAGAACTGGTATGAGAAGTCTGTCCTGGTACCTGAGGAGGAGCTGGACAAGACCCTTGAACAA GCGGAGGATAACCAGCGAACTTTGGAGCAGTATTTGAATGGGCGTCTTCCTGACAGCTCCAGCTCTGAGTCCTTCTACAACGCCCGCTACAGAACGCTGAAAAGG AGGAAAAGCAGGGTGACGTCCTTTACTCCAGTGCAGAGGAACGCATCTGGACAGAGAAGACTTCCTCCAATTCTACCTGTTACATAA